A stretch of the Glutamicibacter sp. JL.03c genome encodes the following:
- a CDS encoding ABC transporter permease, translating to MTQEQVVAKPAKRKLSSTLIVGGTLVALVLIAALVSFIWTPYDPVQAVPADRLQGASAQHLMGTDRYGRDVFSGVLYGARITLLVGLVAVGIALLIGTPLGILAGMRGGVTEEITMRGADILLAFPALLVAIMFGAVFGASTLTAMLAIGIGSIPGFARVARSGTLQVMSTEYIMAAKAASQSSWRIARRHVLPNIIGMVVVQCSVSFAIAVLAEAALSFLGLGTPPPVPSWGRMLQESQQFLGTYPMLAVWPGIAIATAVLGFTLLGDGLRDRFDPKLNGER from the coding sequence ATGACACAGGAACAAGTGGTGGCCAAGCCTGCCAAGCGCAAGCTGTCATCGACGTTGATCGTGGGCGGCACGCTCGTCGCCCTGGTGCTGATCGCGGCCCTGGTCTCCTTTATCTGGACCCCCTATGATCCTGTCCAAGCGGTCCCCGCCGACCGTTTGCAAGGTGCAAGCGCCCAGCATCTGATGGGCACCGATCGATATGGCCGTGACGTGTTTTCAGGGGTGCTCTACGGGGCACGCATCACCTTGCTGGTCGGCCTCGTCGCAGTCGGCATTGCCTTGCTGATCGGCACCCCGCTGGGCATCCTGGCCGGGATGCGCGGTGGGGTGACCGAGGAAATCACCATGCGCGGCGCCGATATCCTGCTGGCTTTTCCGGCGCTGCTGGTAGCCATCATGTTCGGCGCGGTGTTCGGGGCCAGCACCCTGACCGCCATGCTGGCCATCGGCATCGGATCGATACCTGGCTTCGCCCGCGTTGCCCGCAGCGGAACACTGCAGGTGATGAGCACCGAATACATCATGGCGGCCAAGGCAGCGAGCCAAAGCAGCTGGAGGATCGCCAGGCGCCACGTCTTGCCCAATATCATCGGCATGGTTGTCGTCCAGTGCTCCGTCTCCTTTGCCATCGCTGTACTGGCTGAAGCGGCATTGTCCTTCCTCGGGCTGGGCACCCCGCCACCGGTCCCATCCTGGGGACGCATGCTCCAGGAATCGCAGCAGTTCCTCGGCACCTACCCGATGCTGGCGGTCTGGCCAGGTATCGCGATCGCAACGGCTGTTTTGGGCTTCACCCTGCTGGGCGACGGCTTGCGTGACCGGTTCGACCCCAAACTGAACGGAGAGCGCTAA
- a CDS encoding ABC transporter permease has translation MGLRILINVARFAVTYVVATVAVFFFMRAIPGDPAQIALGVNATPELLAKTRAEFGTDRPLIVQYFDWALGLPFGDFGTSYVTRQDISPLILDRVQVSLILVVLAMIVALAIAVPFGTYAAVKHRNPSGIVISGISQLGVAVPNFLAGILLVVVFAVGLGWLPANGWTPPGVDFADFLARVILPVLALASVQGAILTRYVRSAVMEVMSEDYLRTARSKGLGKLQALVKHGLRNASIPVLTVTSVQLAALIIGAVVIERVFVIPGLGSMLLDAVGNRDLLTVQSVVMVLVAITLIINLLVDVLYTILDPRIRKGA, from the coding sequence ATGGGACTTCGAATACTGATTAATGTGGCGAGATTCGCCGTCACGTATGTGGTGGCTACCGTGGCGGTGTTCTTCTTCATGAGAGCCATCCCCGGTGATCCTGCCCAGATCGCCTTGGGCGTGAATGCGACGCCAGAGCTGTTGGCCAAGACCCGCGCGGAATTCGGCACGGACCGTCCGCTGATCGTCCAGTACTTCGACTGGGCGCTGGGTCTGCCGTTTGGCGACTTCGGCACCTCGTATGTCACGCGGCAAGATATCAGTCCGCTGATCCTGGACCGGGTGCAGGTGAGCCTGATCCTTGTCGTCTTGGCGATGATCGTGGCCTTGGCTATTGCGGTGCCCTTCGGAACCTACGCGGCGGTCAAACACCGCAACCCCAGCGGCATCGTAATTAGCGGAATCAGCCAGCTGGGAGTCGCCGTTCCCAACTTCCTCGCCGGAATTCTGCTGGTCGTGGTGTTCGCGGTGGGACTGGGCTGGCTGCCGGCCAACGGGTGGACCCCGCCCGGCGTTGATTTTGCCGATTTCCTGGCGCGCGTGATCTTGCCGGTGCTCGCCCTGGCCTCGGTCCAGGGTGCCATCCTCACCCGGTATGTCCGTTCGGCAGTCATGGAAGTCATGAGCGAAGACTATCTGCGCACCGCCCGGTCCAAAGGGCTGGGCAAGCTGCAGGCCCTGGTCAAGCACGGCCTGCGCAATGCCTCGATTCCGGTGCTGACCGTCACCAGCGTGCAGCTGGCGGCATTGATCATCGGAGCCGTCGTCATTGAACGGGTCTTCGTCATTCCCGGTTTGGGATCCATGCTGCTCGATGCCGTCGGAAACCGCGATCTGCTCACCGTCCAATCGGTAGTCATGGTGCTCGTAGCCATCACGCTGATCATCAATCTGCTCGTCGACGTGCTCTACACGATCCTTGATCCGCGCATCAGAAAGGGAGCGTAA
- a CDS encoding ABC transporter substrate-binding protein has protein sequence MSSKKNLCRLVTTALVGTLALSACSAGSSSTATDDASQKTSVTVALTGEPVNLDFTTTAGAAIPQALMSNVYEGLVEIDQEGKIQPLLAESWELSNGNKTYTFKLRDGVTFSNGEAFTADDVKFSIDRVKSDAWVSSLKAKMDIVDSVKVVSDTEVAVTLKKPSNAWLFDMGTLVGAMFDPSGVDDLASTAIGTGPYEIEAWNRGQSIDFATREDYWGEKPAVEKATLRYFADAVATTNALQSGDVDVVYNMQSPELLSSFESNDQFQVLEGTSNGEIVLSMNNKKAPFDDKRVRQAVMHAIDRQAVVDTAWNGYGTVVGGPVPTTDPYYEDLNDVYPYDPEKAKKLLKEAGAEDLSVTFTVPTRPYATAVSEIVVSQLADVGIKASIESAEFPAVWLDQVFTKKDYQMSVVLAVESRDVLAMFNNPDYYLGYDNSKIKDLAATADAADEGGYVDGMKQVVRTIVDDAAADTLFIFPNIVVAKSGVTGIPENSVTEALDLTEIGWN, from the coding sequence ATGAGCTCGAAGAAAAACCTCTGCCGGTTGGTTACCACAGCACTAGTTGGCACGCTGGCCTTGAGCGCGTGCTCTGCCGGATCAAGCTCGACCGCGACCGACGACGCTAGCCAGAAGACTTCGGTCACAGTGGCATTGACTGGAGAGCCGGTCAACCTCGATTTCACCACGACCGCGGGCGCAGCTATTCCCCAGGCGCTCATGTCCAATGTCTACGAAGGACTGGTCGAGATCGACCAGGAAGGCAAGATCCAGCCCCTGCTGGCAGAATCGTGGGAACTGAGCAACGGCAACAAGACCTACACGTTCAAACTTCGAGACGGCGTCACGTTTTCCAACGGCGAAGCATTCACCGCCGATGACGTCAAATTCAGCATCGACAGGGTCAAATCCGATGCCTGGGTCTCCAGCCTGAAAGCCAAGATGGACATCGTCGATTCGGTGAAAGTCGTCAGCGACACCGAAGTGGCGGTCACCCTCAAGAAGCCGAGCAATGCCTGGCTCTTCGACATGGGAACACTGGTCGGAGCCATGTTCGACCCGAGCGGCGTGGACGACTTGGCCAGCACCGCCATCGGCACCGGCCCTTATGAAATCGAGGCATGGAACCGCGGCCAGTCCATCGACTTCGCCACGCGCGAGGACTACTGGGGCGAAAAGCCAGCAGTCGAGAAGGCGACGCTGCGCTATTTCGCGGACGCGGTGGCGACCACCAACGCCTTGCAATCCGGTGACGTGGACGTCGTCTACAACATGCAGTCCCCGGAACTGCTTTCCTCCTTTGAATCCAATGACCAGTTCCAGGTGCTGGAGGGAACCTCCAACGGAGAAATCGTGTTGTCGATGAACAACAAGAAAGCCCCATTTGATGACAAGCGAGTCCGCCAAGCGGTCATGCATGCCATCGATCGCCAGGCCGTCGTCGATACGGCGTGGAATGGCTATGGAACCGTCGTCGGCGGGCCAGTGCCGACCACTGATCCGTACTACGAAGACCTCAATGACGTTTACCCCTACGATCCCGAGAAAGCCAAGAAGCTTTTGAAGGAAGCGGGGGCAGAAGACCTCAGCGTGACGTTCACCGTGCCGACCCGTCCTTACGCCACCGCGGTGTCCGAAATCGTCGTCTCCCAGCTGGCCGATGTGGGCATCAAGGCAAGTATCGAATCCGCCGAATTCCCTGCGGTATGGCTGGACCAGGTCTTCACCAAAAAGGATTACCAGATGTCGGTAGTCCTGGCGGTGGAAAGCCGCGATGTCCTGGCCATGTTCAATAATCCGGACTACTACCTGGGCTACGACAACTCGAAGATCAAGGACCTGGCGGCCACAGCCGATGCGGCCGATGAAGGCGGCTACGTTGACGGGATGAAGCAGGTCGTACGCACCATCGTCGACGACGCTGCCGCGGACACCCTGTTCATCTTCCCGAACATCGTTGTCGCCAAGTCGGGAGTCACTGGAATTCCAGAAAACTCCGTCACCGAAGCGCTGGACCTGACCGAAATCGGCTGGAACTGA
- a CDS encoding FadR/GntR family transcriptional regulator translates to MSKLTFTPAVPTLTYERVVQQIEEAILSKEIKPGQHLPSERELMTQFSVSRPTVREALRVLQSQGLIASKPGGRSGPVVLPVSTDHLGRSFANLTRITSLSLDELVQFRIVLESSACQLAAVMHNDEQLAAMRDAVERMEVESSTGSDSFNRADLDFHAAVWEASHNSILRICGEAVAGAILQVMNDQMSHADNETRAMKKVVSLDRAIFDAIEAGDPVAAGDAAKTAISSYFRKSLDEQGLLGVQALTEKR, encoded by the coding sequence ATGAGCAAGCTGACTTTTACGCCGGCCGTGCCAACGCTGACCTACGAGCGAGTTGTCCAGCAGATCGAAGAAGCGATCCTGTCCAAGGAGATCAAGCCGGGGCAGCATCTGCCCAGCGAACGCGAGCTGATGACGCAGTTCTCGGTCAGCCGTCCCACGGTGCGCGAGGCACTGCGAGTTCTTCAGAGCCAGGGGCTGATCGCATCCAAACCCGGTGGACGCAGCGGTCCGGTCGTCCTGCCGGTATCCACGGATCACCTGGGACGATCCTTCGCCAACCTCACCCGGATCACTTCACTGTCGCTCGACGAGCTGGTGCAATTCCGCATCGTTTTGGAAAGCTCCGCCTGCCAGCTCGCCGCCGTGATGCACAACGATGAGCAGCTGGCCGCGATGCGCGACGCCGTCGAACGCATGGAAGTCGAATCCAGCACCGGTTCCGATTCATTCAACCGGGCCGATCTGGATTTCCACGCCGCGGTATGGGAAGCCAGCCACAACAGCATCCTGCGGATCTGCGGCGAGGCAGTGGCCGGCGCGATCCTGCAGGTCATGAACGATCAAATGAGCCATGCCGATAACGAGACGCGGGCAATGAAAAAAGTCGTCTCCCTGGACCGCGCCATATTCGATGCCATCGAAGCCGGTGATCCGGTCGCAGCGGGCGACGCGGCCAAAACTGCGATCTCCTCCTACTTCCGCAAGAGCTTGGATGAGCAAGGACTGCTAGGCGTGCAGGCCCTCACCGAAAAACGGTAG
- a CDS encoding GNAT family N-acetyltransferase, whose amino-acid sequence MDTVQSLRIEPLTESRMEDFAAVVNPNHRQKHCWCLSHRLSAREIRERGGEDRYEAMCSLAREEIAPGVIAYLEDQPVGWCSISPRAQIPRLENSKLIRPVDELKVWSIICMVVRAGYRRRGVNRQMVLGALGYAKSLGAPAVEAYPVDPEGRMDLTMAFVGTRTMFEEAGFEVVGISDAVASRMPRLIMRKML is encoded by the coding sequence ATGGATACCGTCCAATCCCTGAGAATCGAACCGCTGACCGAGTCGCGGATGGAAGACTTTGCCGCGGTGGTGAATCCGAATCATCGGCAGAAGCACTGCTGGTGCTTGTCCCACCGGCTCAGTGCCCGGGAAATCCGGGAACGCGGCGGAGAAGACCGCTATGAAGCGATGTGCTCGCTGGCCCGAGAGGAGATCGCCCCGGGAGTCATCGCCTATCTTGAGGACCAGCCGGTGGGGTGGTGCAGCATCTCGCCGCGGGCGCAGATCCCCAGGCTGGAGAACTCGAAGCTGATCCGGCCCGTGGATGAGCTGAAGGTGTGGAGCATCATCTGCATGGTGGTGCGCGCCGGCTACAGGCGCAGGGGAGTGAACCGCCAGATGGTGCTCGGTGCGCTGGGCTACGCCAAGAGCCTGGGCGCTCCTGCGGTGGAAGCCTACCCTGTGGACCCCGAAGGCCGGATGGATTTGACCATGGCCTTTGTCGGGACCCGCACAATGTTCGAGGAAGCCGGCTTCGAAGTGGTGGGCATCAGCGATGCGGTGGCCAGCCGAATGCCGCGGTTGATCATGCGCAAGATGCTGTGA